AGGAGTCTCGCTCTCTTCCATGGTCAATCATCCATGACTACGGACCGGCATTGCTTTTCCGGTTAACGAGCTTTGCTCCATGTCTCCAAACCGGAAACCCGCATATTGGTAGGGACTTTAAAACCTGAACCTAGAGAAGCCCAACCAACTAATCATCTAGGGTCTGTTACTTGCAATAGAAATTAGAGATGACCACACCACATGCCTTGGGGTTGATTCGAATCCGGGTAGATTAGCTCACTTCTACCACTAGACCACCCATGTGTGGTTAGGTGAAAGCCTTTAGACACAAATCTATCATGTAAATAGAATGGCAAATGTCTAGTTATGATCTTATTTTCCCCTATTGAACTCATTTCTTGTTTGATATAGCGGCACTGTAAGGATCATGGATTCCAACATTATCAAGATTTATAGTtgttcttttatgtttttcttcatGGTATGGTATATATATCAAGATTTAGTTATAACTTGTTTTGTTGGCTTTTGAAAACCATGCCGAAGAAAGCTTCGGTTGTGGAACAAAGGAAACTCATATTCTAAGaggctttatatatatatatatatatacacatgaaaACTCAGGTTTAAAATCTTCATGTCTGTTGAGTTCTCGATGTGTGATTTAAATTAAAGCAGCTTATGAACTTAGTGGTGGTTGTTTAGCCTTGTTGTCTCcggttttcttttttgaatctTGTTTAAAATCCGCAAGATTTGAAAGTTCATCGACTGCTTCGACCGTTGTTTGAATCCTAGCTGCGCTTTCAATCAACAACGAGACCAAAGTGGCAACTGGAAGTACTTCATGTAGGCTCATCGACATGGTTCTGTCTCCTTGGTTGTTTGGAACTTCTTCTTTGGGTTTGTTGCTTTCAACTGGAACACTCTTTAAGGTCTCTCGAAGCTCTTGTACTGCTGAGTTCATATCAAACACCAAGAAATCCATCTTCGAAGATTTTCTCGTGTTGTTCATCATATCCGCTAGTTCTCTCAAGATTTTTGAAGAAGCCGAGCTCAGTTTCAGACAAGCTTCTCCGAAGTGTTTCTTGGCCTGGTCTGGTACCTgttgaatataatatatactactaTTAGTTTCACAGCAACCTTTAATAGTTAAATCTCCAAAACTATGATAGAATTGTGAAAGGGTTATAACCTCTGTTTCATAGGTCATGCATATACTAAGATTCTCAAGGCAATAAGCACATCTCCTCATAGCAGCCCCTATCTTTACATATTGTTGCCATGGATGCCTGAAGTTAAAGCTTCCATGTGCTGGTTCCCATCTAGCTAGATTCGCCTGagtgattttaaaataagaagtcATTAGCGGCTGCAAATCAAAATGGTAAATGAACTTTTCATGTTACCATGGATTCCTCTGTTCCCTTAGAGTTTAGTACACATTTGAATCCTTGCAACTTCATGTTAGTTTCTTCGTCTTCATTATCATTCTTCAAGACATCTTTCTTCTTGAAGTACTCTTCTACACAGCCTGAAGTTTTAATGATAATCAGCGCGGATATATAGCTAATGAAGGAACCTTGCGTAACAAGTTTTCTATCTTCTTATACCCTTACCGTCTAATGAGTCGGCAAGTTTCACAAAATTACGTTGCACAAGACGGTGAAGCTGAGTTCCTGCCCATATGGGACAGAAAAAGACAGTAATGATAATGCAAATAGATGTTCCAATAGCAATAGTTGATAGTCTTTGCTGAGCCATATCAACCAGCTTGTCTACTCGGTAACCACCTACTGAGACAAGGCTGAATGTGAGGATAAAGATTATCGCTCCATAGTCGAATCTAGCTTTGAATGATGGCACAAACCGCGAGTAAGTAGCTGCGAAAGCTGCAAGAACCAAACCCCACAAAAAGAAAGTTATaaagatcaattttttttggttacttgCAAAGGAAGAAAGACTGGTTCTTTCTAGGGTTTTAGCAATTACCAAAGAGAAAAACAGAGCATCCAATCACAAAAATTTCAGCTTTTCCTGATTGAGTTGCAACCCAATGAACAGCAATGCCTAGTGATCCAGCTAATATAGTTGCCACCACTCTGTTCAAACATTTGGAGAATGTTGCTCCTGTTATACAAGGAAGATAAACATATATTTCAATATAGTTGCATTCCTTAGGCAAGAACAAGAAAGTTGAAACTTTTGATACAGGGTTTGGTTAACACATACCGACAGTTGATTCGAAGACGACTACAACAGTCATGATAGCCCATATAGCATTTCCTCCAACTCCGTCATACAAAGGTCTCATGTAATAGAAAATTGATACTAATGAAAGTGCAAGTCCTACTTTTAGACAGTGAACCACTTTTGCCGGTTCATCTGCCCCAATCCTCCAAGTCTTCCTCATAAACTTTGAGAGTCGCTCCACGATTACCTTCATTACTAAACCCTTTAGCCAAAGAAAGATTCTTTCAATAGGTCCTGATTCAGGAACCAATCTCTCGGTTGTCCCATTGTCAACACTTATCCTCCACTCTAGCTTACCTGCTTCTTCTTTTGATCCCATATATTACAATACCTGAGAACCcaaaatcttaaactctaagcCTAAATTGATCAAATAAATGTTTTTCTTGTCAGGAAATGTTCTTCTGTTTGCTGAGCAATGCAACATGAGGTGTTACATATATAGAGGGCTAATATAGGTGTTAATATTTCTCAAAGttctttaaatcattttaagtggtgaactaattcatatatattatttgttatctGCTACTATATATTATACCCTCCACTTGGAAAATGCAAAAAAGATGGAGTGACCTAACTATAATGTTATATGATAAGTTCATATTTTGTGCTACAAAGCTGTCATCGCACAAGTACGTACTGATGTTGACTCCTTCGTACATCCATCCATTTCACAGCAAAGTCTGTTCATCTTTGTTTCTagattatatatgaattttgaGAAGAAAAGTTAATGTCACAAGTTATAAGAAGTTTCATTTCACATACATTACCTGTAAATCCACAAAACACTAGAAGATTTTACGTCTCATCAACCCTAATTTGTACTATTTGGAATAGTCCCATATAAAATGATTTATCATAGTCCATGCATACACggaattattaaataaaatcaatcaaATGAAATTACTATTACATGCACTAATAGCCACTAGGTTATATAGATCTCCCAAGTGAtatcaaaaatatcaaacaaatggaaaatatcaaaaatcttATTGATTATATACCCAATCATatattaaccaataaaaaataaactacaaaatataaaaagtaataaatttagCATTACAGTTTGAAAgcatcatttaatttaaaacaaaaaaatctctaaattaaacatcaacAAACGGAGAATAAATCCCTTTGCATATTAGGAAAAAGACAAATTCCTTTGCCTATTAATTTTGATTGGTTCATTTATTTCTTTCATGCATTTAACTTCAAATTAAATTCTTTACCCTTTACAAAAGAAAACTTCAAATTGAATTACTATATTACATATGCACTTagtgatatcaaaagatatatGAAAGTGGTGCGTTTGACTGACACTATCTTTAAATAATGTACATATAAATTGTTGGtatgataaaatttataattctaagggcatctccaaccctactccattttctactctaaacatcattttggagtaaaatcttctccaactccactccattttcaacttcaaaatggagtaatggctagggtaactccatttatggagtaatcttacacattactctattttggagttgaattttttttatttatgaaatggtcctttaaacttttaatctttttatttcttacttaaataatattttaaaataatagaataacataaaaacaagatatttcattatttaataatttgacacaaaatgcataacataaattaaaaacataaataatataaaataaaaataacataagataAGATAAGTGATTTAATAATCTGGCAAATCGCTTGTGGATCCGTTAAGACCGGTGAAGTATTGCCCAAACggagaagattgagaaagagCTTGTTGATCTTGTGACTCAGCATTTCGTTTTGATATTATTTGTACTTGTTGAGCTTGAATATACGCACGAACATTTGGATCTTGTATGGAACtcaaatcacaaaacaaaattttgttttcttctttcagtgcattattttacttttgattCTCCATATATTGCATTCTTTCTGCACTTGACTTCTTTAATTGTTCCAAGAATTGTTTATTTCCTTCTTCCAAGGACGTGGATCACCAACTATAATCCTTGAAGCTATTGCAGATTATGATCTTTGGATATGGCATGCATATTTCGGAATGCCGGGCACTAATAACGACATCAATGTGTTGGACTCTTCTCATCTTTTTTCTAATATTGCTCAAGATATTGCTCCACCTGCTCATTATTTTATTCAAGGAAAAGAATATTATATGGATTACTATTTAGCGGATGGTATTTATCCAAAATGGTCGACCATAGTGCAAACTATTTAAGAGCCAACGagtcaaaaaagaaatattttgcAATGCAACAAGAAGCATGCAGGAAAGATGTTGAACGTGCATTTGGAGTTCTACAGTCGCGCTTTGCTATTGTGAAAGGATCTGTtcgtttttggaaaaaaaatatgttacatGACATCATGACtacatttataattttacaCAACATGATAATTGAGGATGAGCGTGAACTCGATGCACCAATTGAAGTTGCAAGAGAAGCTCCACCTCCAGAGATCAAAACTGCAGAAGATGAAAATGTccgatttcaaaattttcttgcTCGATTTAGGATTATCAAAGATAAAAAAGCTCATTTTtcattacgaaatgcattaGTTAATCATTTGTGGgaaaaatattctaatgctCATTATtgaaccaatttatatattatattttattatatttttatgatttcttgtaccttttaataataaatgtttaatttaataaaatatattttaaggcATTTTcgcaaacataaaatagttggggttaactggtaaacttttataagtataagatattattaacaattattaactatttttggaataaaaaaatggagtaatacattagAGTAAAACCTTACTCCATTTTGAAGTTGCActattttggaataaaatttagagtaatacattggagatgttctaaggtggtaaaaatatattaaaccaaTTAGAAGAAAAAGATGACATAACCTAACTTTAGGTCACTAAGTGTGCCCCGAACTATAAGGGACCTAATTTAATTGTTGGGATCCCTacaaagatatatattatatttttttggtctaaagATATATATTATCTTACCCTAAGTGGACgtacttattatatatattatcactaAGCAAGatatttattaatgtttaaaaaattattatttgcaTGGCCGAAAATTAATTGAAGAAtacaaagaagaaaatattgtGCATTCACTTGGCTACTTCAGGTTGCTGCTCGATTGGGTCTTGTGAGACTATCTATGAAGTGCCCTTCAGCTTATCATATCACCTTTTGTTGGTGATGTGATAAGGAGAGCAGTTTAACTTTCTTTGTCTTATCGAATTTGTTAATAAAGATACCGTGTTGGGATTAGGTCACGATTGATATAAAGATCTGATTGGTATATTGCGCTAATTAAAAATAGTCTAACATCATTGGCATGCAAATCTGTATTGAAGAATAGGCAGAATTTATTTGGTTCTATTCACAATATCAAGTAGTATCAACGAAGAATAATGTtcaacaaaatatgtatatcaAGGAAGAACATATACtatttttgtttgaatgagCTGTAAACGAGATTTTACATAATCCCTAAGATCTTTAACTTCTAAACTAATCACATAATAGAACTACAAAAGAAGTTATCAGAATATTTTCATTCATTGTTGCGAAAATCTTATTGAACAATTTAAATGTGGAAGATGAATTCTTGATTTGAAGTTTTTCTCTCAAGATTTTTATGCTTTCTCTCCCTTTGTACAATTACAGGCAAGAGAAACAATTGGTCTCCAGAAGAAGAAAGCTCAACTTTCCTCCTTAACTATGTAAGTGAATAAAGAAagctgagatttgtttttaatcatagcatGACTTTGGGATCCTAGTTCATTTCAACTAATATTATTGGTTAATAACTGTATAGGTTTGGAAAAGCTGGAGAGATGGGAAACTGTTAGACATTGTGGATCCAAGTCTGGTAGAGACAAGAGGTCTAAGTGATGAAATCATGAAGGGCATTCACATTGGTTTGTTATGCGTTCAGGAGAAAGCAGAGTAGACCAACAATGGACTGTTGCTGTAATGTTCAATGAAAGTTCAGAGACACGTAAATAAGAACCGTACACAGAGCTTTCAAGAACACTTCTTGTATTATAGAAACCTTTTAAACAATCTTCCTAGATCTGTTTAATCTGATTTAAGCTCAGTCACACACGACTAGCGACGGACCAGTTCCTAAGCTCTAAGTTACAGAAACTCAACGCCAAAACCTATTGCTTGATTTCTATAGCCGACAAGAACAACTCTCTTGCTCTAGCTTTTACAATGACGTGCTTAACCTAAACTTGCCCCTGCGCAATCTAGTTAAGTAGTCCCCACCGAATATTCTCTTTCCTAATATCTCGATGAATCCAAATCTTTCCAATTCTTCTTTACTTGATCTTCAAGCAATATCCTAGAGTTAATGAGTATCTGCCACGTCATTACTCAATAACAAACTCGTCACAGTGTGTCACACACGAATCTTCATGCGTAACACCACGTACCGTTCCTCACACGATCAAGCTCTTTTTCTTGAGCTTacattctccccctttttaTCTGAATGTGACAACCTAAGCCACCTGCACAGACAAAGACAAATAACACGAGCAACAACAGAGACGAAACTTAGTCATCCTTGCCAGCGTATTGAACACGAGGCGTATTCTCCCCCTGCTTAGGTGCACATACATGTAAAAACATCAGTAACACAATGAATACGAGCCAATTGCAGAGAGACCCAATAATCATAGAGATGACAAACAAAATTATCAAGAATGAAACAAGTTGTAACTCATCATGAACTTTTAACCAAGTGAACTTGACACCACTTACCACCATGTGAGAGCCCGAGAGAAAGATCCGAAATTCAAGGAGCAAAGTATCAAAAACAATCTTTACATAACAGTAACCATTTTAGACATACTCATGATGCCTTTTTGTCCAGAGAAGAGACCCAAAACACGCTGCACAAGCTTAGTCAACTACCACAAAAAAGAACTTTAGTGAAATCAATGAGTCCTCCCAAGTCTGTAGCTTTTTCTCAGCCGAGTAGCTGTCACAGACGAGATTCACTCCCGTTAATCATCCATCCTCAAGTCCACACCAACACTTATTAGTAATGTCTGGAAACACATTGTAAACCTCTTGTGCCTGTCACTTCTACTCGACATATAACTTTGACTAACTTTTCTTCAAGAGTACGATCAACAACTCAGTGCAATGAGATGGTATTCGAGCTTAGAAACAAAGTGGGGTAACACCCTAATCCAAGTCGAGCCATCTCTAAGAATTGAGATCTTCTCTGCCCAGTCAAGACAGTGATCGTGGTCAGAGTCAAAATGTTGTGGCATCCAGCTCCAACCCGAGTATCTATTATTCCAGGCCTTATTTTCTTTAAGCTTTTGTAGCTGAGTGACTCAGATTTTTCTTTGTGTAACACACCTGTTTCTCCTTTCTCATACACTCAGCTTCTCATGTGTTTCCTCGTTCAATCCAGACAGTGATCAGTACTCAGAACGAAAATGTGATAGCATCCTGATCCAAGATGAGTGTCTTTCTTTAGTGAACCTAAGAGTGTGGGTGTTGAACTCATGGAAGATGATTCTCGAAAGTGAACTTGATGACTCAAGGTTTTGATGGTGCAGCAGTATAACTTAGCCTGTACAATGTATGTTCCGTGACTCTCCTCTTCTGAAAGGACCTATTCAGAGATCAACGATTCCTAAGGCCTTACGAAGACCTAGGAAGGTATTGtgtgttgggcccaaatatgaccccctagctagtgatagacaataagaaatgataacgggccgcgaaaggcccatcatgaattcaatcttcaagaacagctaagtcagatctggaggctgtgagctggagatgttcatcagagaggtcaaggaaaagaggcagctcgttgacaagtaaacagacgcaggacccggtcaaagaggtagctcgtggacaaataaataggcgcaggacccggtcaaaggggagctgttacaaatccctcaaatcacggaggagatctcgggaacctgttggtagcaactGACGGAGCCTggggctatttaaagagaaaatcaatcaagaaaaaggGATCATAACCCATTTCACACACAAGCTCTCAATCATTTaattctttctttgtaaacgttataaacatctttgtaaacatattctttacccaaaatcatcaataaaatcattcattcatcttttaagttcttacgggattcagcccacgattatctttccATAATTctttcctaaactataacctgacctaaaatcaggaggtgagtttaatccctcacaattggcgccgtctgtggggaagaaacaatggaatcccttactccaacttaaggatgaatccagtcgatcagacaacaaattcatctaaccgatgaacaatatcccgatgaacagtactgggatgaacagtactggatgaacagtatctcgatgaacagtatctcggtgaacagtatctcggtgaacagtatctcgatgaacagtatcccgatgaatagtatcccgatgaacagtatcccgatgaacagtactcggatgaacagtactggaagaacagtatctcgatgaacagtatctcgatgaacagtatctcgatgaacaatatctcgatgaacagtgctggagcagccaacacgagaacctccaatgggatcgatccagggctcccagccctcgttacccctcagcaccaacctgctccgaaccagacggaggctTAGCTTTCTGAGAtccgtcgcatgatgatgcagctggtagaaaaagctcaggaaggtgagcgtacaatgcaacagctagccgctcggcagcaacgattcgaagaggtcactagatctcgaaccgcaacaacccaaccaccgcaacgtcagggcttgggagtgaccttccgagatcgaataactgacccctcgttccctcgaggatgtctcgacttttcccttgataacactggaTCAGGAGAACAGGGACCAGCTTTCCAAAAGCCTCATGCTAGGACATCTCCCGTGTTCagtccacccctcaccagtgctatgggaagcaacatagcatcgactagctctattcccgatcaggttactggtcagagcgctcgcttacctcctccaccacctattcttaggtcaggagaaggagtatccgacccgtccgggggcagaacgtcaGCTCCGGTGTTTCGGGCCAAaaacctaaacacgaatccgggcgaacatcaaaggacggatactgatcctacagctcgccccactaacctaactcgtcaaaataacccaatagccagtgagcaaatcagcccaccgagcacttggaaaaatgatcgaacacgattccatcagggaCCTGTTCGCCAGGTACATGTTCGTCAGGTACCTAACGATGATCCGAttgtccttcctctagagggaccaGAGGCTattcgtagatatatggagcggactcacgcagctctccaaaagctGGGTGCccaagtccacaaggcaacaagctcagctcccgagatcgagagcttgatcgaggagacctgtggaactccattcactgacagaattgccaactcttacataagagacacCCGAAAAATTAGGATTCCCGAAGGCTTACCTGAGAGCCTTCCGgctagctatcgtgaaagctcttggaggatcagatatatgtcaagactccgtcaactctattaaga
This genomic stretch from Raphanus sativus cultivar WK10039 chromosome 3, ASM80110v3, whole genome shotgun sequence harbors:
- the LOC108845713 gene encoding aluminum-activated malate transporter 10-like gives rise to the protein MGSKEEAGKLEWRISVDNGTTERLVPESGPIERIFLWLKGLVMKVIVERLSKFMRKTWRIGADEPAKVVHCLKVGLALSLVSIFYYMRPLYDGVGGNAIWAIMTVVVVFESTVGATFSKCLNRVVATILAGSLGIAVHWVATQSGKAEIFVIGCSVFLFAFAATYSRFVPSFKARFDYGAIIFILTFSLVSVGGYRVDKLVDMAQQRLSTIAIGTSICIIITVFFCPIWAGTQLHRLVQRNFVKLADSLDGCVEEYFKKKDVLKNDNEDEETNMKLQGFKCVLNSKGTEESMANLARWEPAHGSFNFRHPWQQYVKIGAAMRRCAYCLENLSICMTYETEVPDQAKKHFGEACLKLSSASSKILRELADMMNNTRKSSKMDFLVFDMNSAVQELRETLKSVPVESNKPKEEVPNNQGDRTMSMSLHEVLPVATLVSLLIESAARIQTTVEAVDELSNLADFKQDSKKKTGDNKAKQPPLSS